A window of Haliscomenobacter hydrossis DSM 1100 contains these coding sequences:
- a CDS encoding T9SS type A sorting domain-containing protein, with the protein MKKLILVFACLCALHATAFSQKVFAEDFLFGPIGNLDNVNGWFITGIDFPYDIKVVAPGLTYKDYVGSARGNTCQLANAGNGDVVLRHLDTAITAGAAYMSLMIQVDSLPSTVTEGYCISFNPNTGGTNLNTSLYIKRLSDSTFNLGVQKEIENTISYASNTFERGKTYLVVLKYSIVDGAGNDASSLYVFTQGVPATEPAMPAAGTNDGDDYTGQASVVLNNNYAQTGITGCNIKLDGIRVGTSWATSVLDVLSSVSGKQTRESVAHSNSPNPFSQKTAIHYQIPAKGLVQIDVLDASGRLVAGLLHEKQETGAHTMHWDASSLPPGLYFYRIYFNGAVFSGQMFRQ; encoded by the coding sequence ATGAAAAAATTGATCCTTGTTTTCGCCTGTCTATGCGCTCTGCATGCCACTGCCTTTTCGCAGAAGGTATTTGCCGAAGATTTCCTTTTTGGGCCGATAGGAAATCTTGACAACGTTAATGGTTGGTTTATAACCGGCATTGATTTTCCTTACGATATAAAGGTGGTCGCTCCCGGGCTTACTTACAAGGACTATGTCGGATCAGCCAGGGGTAACACCTGCCAATTGGCCAATGCAGGCAATGGAGATGTGGTTTTAAGACATCTGGATACCGCAATTACTGCAGGGGCCGCTTATATGTCTTTGATGATTCAAGTAGACAGTTTGCCGTCGACTGTGACCGAAGGATATTGTATTTCATTCAACCCCAATACAGGCGGAACGAACCTCAACACAAGCCTGTATATTAAGCGATTGTCGGATTCAACTTTCAACCTGGGGGTACAAAAGGAAATCGAAAATACTATTTCATACGCGAGCAATACGTTTGAGCGCGGGAAAACCTATCTTGTCGTCCTGAAATATTCGATTGTCGATGGCGCCGGTAATGATGCGAGCAGCTTGTATGTGTTTACGCAAGGCGTGCCTGCGACTGAACCTGCGATGCCCGCTGCAGGAACGAATGACGGAGACGATTATACAGGGCAGGCTTCTGTGGTGTTGAACAACAATTATGCCCAAACAGGCATAACCGGATGCAATATTAAACTCGATGGTATCCGGGTTGGCACTTCGTGGGCTACCAGCGTTTTGGACGTTTTGTCGTCGGTATCTGGCAAACAAACCAGGGAATCGGTTGCCCATTCCAACTCTCCTAATCCTTTCTCTCAAAAAACTGCCATCCACTACCAAATACCAGCAAAGGGCTTGGTTCAAATCGATGTGCTGGATGCCAGCGGCCGGCTGGTTGCAGGATTATTACATGAAAAACAGGAGACTGGAGCACATACCATGCATTGGGATGCCTCCTCGTTGCCGCCGGGATTGTATTTCTACCGAATTTATTTCAATGGCGCAGTGTTCAGCGGGCAAATGTTCCGTCAATGA
- a CDS encoding NHL repeat containing protein, with translation MSNQVTLKGKVSFNQSSDVIATVSVWEANNNESIGGAAVSAESKGQFSINVTPGSADAILYVTADLQASGVILLSVLSPNLQADMAKQGVVVNELTTVAAAFTCAQFFKGLQLSGNLKGVTIAAKNMPNLVNPVSGSWGDVLTDPFNITQNETLARLNTLGALITAYGTVDIAGWQDNFLKCTTPLGGKQPENTAEAMIGIAQSPWANPAALYALFDQAYPQPTDGFPAKPNSKVPVSRRSAPFVPYLSFAPEDFSMILAFGQGGICAPGKLALDAEGNLWTGLNWMPGAQNGVYQGIGGGLVQLDSTGRLLSPPVTGYTGMGVDGAGWGTAITQAGTCWVTSFNGAIGVYNLADGAPVLDEVPDYLAEMLRDNGGLQGIGVAANGDIWIAGTSSNTVLYFPGGDLSQGRKVPDLSADHLLSAPFAVSIDQSNRVWISNTNGKSLVRYTPSAEKNPVERFIVAGGGRGVALDSKGNCWVSCNLSPEFPSTTPTDGISILEGFALGYPHLQQTLGRKHKTGSVFMIPCDAKPIDTMDGTTNLTPYGDGDLNAPWGISVDGNDDVWVANFMGRGVSFMAGASPSGRTESFNKGDVIHTIHSGSIQMLTDVVVDQAGNLWCANNWNLPQTVMQAQPDPAFSTWGGGSGVLVIYGIAKPAQTPVIGPVCAVDNG, from the coding sequence ATGTCTAATCAAGTTACCCTCAAAGGCAAGGTCTCATTTAACCAATCCAGTGATGTCATTGCCACGGTGAGCGTTTGGGAGGCCAATAACAATGAATCGATCGGTGGGGCTGCGGTGAGCGCAGAATCGAAAGGTCAGTTCAGCATCAATGTTACTCCCGGATCAGCAGACGCTATTCTTTATGTTACGGCCGATTTGCAAGCCTCTGGAGTTATTTTGCTGTCTGTTTTGTCGCCGAATTTGCAAGCAGATATGGCAAAGCAGGGGGTAGTTGTGAATGAGTTAACTACCGTGGCTGCTGCGTTTACCTGCGCTCAATTTTTCAAGGGGCTGCAGCTGTCAGGTAACCTAAAAGGAGTGACGATTGCCGCTAAAAATATGCCCAATCTGGTCAATCCAGTAAGCGGATCCTGGGGAGATGTATTAACGGACCCCTTCAACATCACCCAGAATGAGACACTGGCACGCTTGAATACATTGGGGGCACTGATCACTGCCTACGGTACGGTAGATATAGCCGGCTGGCAGGATAATTTTTTGAAGTGTACAACGCCCTTAGGAGGAAAACAGCCGGAGAATACCGCCGAGGCAATGATTGGTATTGCCCAATCGCCTTGGGCAAACCCGGCAGCTTTGTATGCCCTTTTTGATCAAGCCTATCCTCAGCCGACCGATGGCTTCCCGGCCAAACCCAACAGCAAGGTTCCAGTCAGTCGGCGAAGTGCTCCTTTTGTACCCTATTTAAGTTTCGCTCCAGAGGATTTTTCAATGATCTTAGCTTTTGGCCAAGGTGGCATCTGCGCACCCGGGAAGTTGGCTTTGGATGCTGAAGGAAACTTGTGGACTGGTTTGAACTGGATGCCGGGCGCACAAAACGGCGTGTATCAAGGTATAGGAGGTGGCCTTGTTCAGCTGGATTCTACGGGGCGATTGCTGTCGCCGCCGGTTACGGGTTATACGGGAATGGGCGTAGATGGGGCAGGCTGGGGCACCGCAATTACCCAAGCTGGCACCTGTTGGGTGACGAGTTTTAATGGCGCTATTGGCGTATATAATTTAGCGGATGGTGCCCCGGTATTGGACGAAGTTCCAGACTATTTGGCTGAAATGTTAAGGGATAATGGAGGTTTGCAAGGCATTGGGGTAGCAGCGAATGGCGATATCTGGATTGCTGGAACTTCGTCCAATACAGTGCTTTATTTTCCGGGCGGAGACCTCTCCCAAGGCCGGAAGGTTCCGGACCTTAGCGCAGACCATCTTCTTTCTGCCCCCTTTGCGGTTTCAATAGATCAATCTAACCGGGTCTGGATCAGCAATACAAATGGTAAATCGCTGGTGCGTTATACGCCATCGGCAGAAAAAAATCCAGTGGAACGTTTTATCGTGGCCGGCGGTGGACGTGGTGTGGCGCTTGACTCAAAAGGGAATTGTTGGGTATCTTGCAATCTAAGTCCCGAATTCCCTTCCACCACTCCGACCGATGGTATTTCAATCCTTGAGGGATTTGCGCTTGGTTATCCGCATCTCCAACAAACACTTGGGCGCAAGCATAAAACGGGTTCTGTCTTTATGATTCCTTGCGATGCCAAACCGATCGACACAATGGATGGCACCACTAATTTAACACCTTACGGAGATGGGGACTTGAATGCCCCTTGGGGGATATCCGTAGATGGCAATGATGATGTCTGGGTGGCCAACTTTATGGGTAGAGGGGTATCTTTTATGGCTGGCGCTTCACCTAGTGGACGTACTGAATCTTTTAATAAAGGCGATGTGATTCACACCATCCATTCTGGTAGCATTCAGATGTTGACCGATGTGGTTGTTGACCAGGCTGGCAATCTCTGGTGTGCCAATAACTGGAATTTGCCTCAAACAGTGATGCAAGCGCAACCTGATCCCGCCTTTTCGACATGGGGTGGGGGATCAGGTGTATTGGTCATCTACGGAATAGCCAAGCCCGCTCAGACGCCAGTGATTGGCCCGGTTTGCGCTGTTGACAATGGGTAA
- a CDS encoding DUF1801 domain-containing protein, translating into MNVQDQIDTYIASQLEPKRGDLQTLHQLALQVSPGCRIWFIDGKNSEGKSITNPNIGYGFYTINYADGSSREFYQIGLSANTTGISVYILGLKDKTYLARTYGESLGKASVTGYCIKFKALKDINRDVLEVAIRDGFEG; encoded by the coding sequence ATGAACGTCCAAGACCAAATCGACACCTACATCGCCAGCCAGCTTGAACCCAAACGAGGTGACCTACAAACCTTGCACCAACTCGCTCTTCAAGTATCGCCCGGATGTAGAATATGGTTCATCGATGGTAAAAACAGCGAAGGCAAATCCATTACCAACCCCAATATCGGGTATGGGTTTTATACCATAAACTATGCGGATGGAAGCAGCAGGGAATTTTATCAAATTGGGTTGAGTGCGAACACAACTGGAATCTCGGTCTATATCCTGGGCCTCAAAGACAAGACCTACCTGGCCAGAACCTATGGAGAAAGCCTTGGCAAGGCCAGCGTGACCGGGTATTGCATAAAGTTTAAAGCGCTAAAAGACATCAACCGGGACGTACTTGAAGTGGCAATACGGGATGGGTTTGAGGGGTAA
- a CDS encoding exo-beta-N-acetylmuramidase NamZ domain-containing protein, which translates to MARIFFGIDHFLQTKQDKTKRWGLVTNDAVFTHDFVPVRQALLKKGFQLVRLFSPEHGLQVVGADGAKMAHQTDALTGLPVFSLYGDNLRPPAEVLQDLDGILFDLPDVGVRFYTYIWTLSYLMEACHAAQVPLIVLDRPNPLSGNLALAEGPMLDETQAASFIGRWRIPIRHSLTIGELTLYWQKHRFGDALDLSVYQVQNWKREQFFQDLGLPFVPSSPAISSVETLLTYPALCFLEGLHVSEGRGTAFPFRVCGAPWMDGLVLAKAFNDSGLDGVKARPFSFIPSEGLYKNQACQGIMLHVLDVATFRPVYVGLYLVGLLKKRYPAQLQWANYPTHVNKTGTRHFDLLTGTPAVREALEEDGDQFFNQIRDLTGVGDWLEKTKAFLLYQ; encoded by the coding sequence ATGGCTCGGATTTTTTTCGGTATTGATCATTTTTTGCAAACAAAGCAGGACAAAACCAAACGTTGGGGTTTGGTCACCAACGACGCCGTTTTTACCCATGATTTTGTACCCGTACGCCAAGCCCTACTGAAAAAGGGCTTCCAATTGGTACGTTTGTTTTCACCCGAGCATGGCCTGCAAGTCGTGGGAGCAGATGGCGCCAAGATGGCCCATCAGACGGATGCCTTGACTGGCTTGCCCGTGTTTAGTTTATACGGCGATAACTTGCGGCCCCCTGCTGAGGTCTTGCAAGACCTGGATGGCATTTTATTTGATTTACCCGATGTCGGGGTACGTTTTTATACCTACATCTGGACCCTTTCCTACCTGATGGAAGCCTGCCATGCTGCCCAGGTTCCTTTGATTGTCCTGGACCGGCCGAACCCCCTCAGCGGCAATCTTGCCTTGGCCGAAGGCCCCATGCTGGATGAAACCCAGGCCGCCTCTTTTATTGGCCGCTGGCGCATCCCCATTCGGCATAGCCTGACTATCGGTGAATTGACCTTGTATTGGCAAAAACACCGTTTTGGTGATGCGCTGGATTTGAGCGTTTATCAAGTCCAAAACTGGAAACGTGAGCAATTTTTCCAGGATTTGGGGCTACCTTTTGTACCGAGTTCGCCGGCGATTTCAAGCGTGGAAACCTTATTGACTTACCCGGCTTTGTGTTTTTTAGAAGGTTTACATGTGAGTGAGGGACGAGGTACTGCTTTCCCGTTTCGGGTCTGCGGCGCGCCCTGGATGGATGGCTTGGTGTTGGCTAAAGCTTTTAATGACAGTGGTTTGGATGGAGTGAAGGCCCGACCCTTTTCGTTTATTCCAAGTGAAGGTTTGTACAAAAATCAAGCCTGTCAGGGCATCATGCTGCATGTGCTGGATGTGGCTACTTTTCGCCCGGTTTATGTGGGTTTATATCTGGTCGGGCTGTTGAAAAAACGCTACCCCGCACAGCTCCAATGGGCGAATTATCCCACCCATGTCAATAAAACCGGAACGCGGCATTTTGATTTGTTGACGGGGACGCCTGCGGTACGGGAAGCATTGGAGGAGGATGGGGATCAGTTTTTTAACCAAATCCGGGATTTGACGGGAGTGGGTGATTGGCTGGAGAAGACAAAGGCCTTTTTGCTTTATCAATAA
- a CDS encoding PmoA family protein, with translation MKNSTINLLFVALFMNSMGSLFAQKVSVISKPAERKVDILVDGKPFTAYIYPSDSVLKKPVLFPIHTAQGTAVTRGYPMAPRAGERVDHPHHVGAWLNYESVNGNDFWNNSTAIKNRSKYGTIKHREVIKTKSGKGKGALSVSADWYLEDGKGKHVLNENTHFNFYARKQIRIIDRSTTLRANADTVYFKDVKDGFFAVRLARELEHPSNQADNFVDANGIVTRVEKMDNSNITGRYRSSEGIEGDAVWSTRARWVNLSGRIGSEDIAVCLIDHPQNPKYPTYWHARGYGLFAANPLGAKVFSNGKDALNLKLAPGQSVTFKYRMVIASGKLSDEEINVLAAEYGKL, from the coding sequence ATGAAAAACAGTACGATCAACTTACTTTTTGTGGCACTTTTTATGAATTCAATGGGGAGCTTGTTTGCTCAAAAAGTAAGTGTTATTTCCAAACCTGCGGAACGCAAAGTAGACATTTTGGTAGATGGAAAGCCTTTTACGGCTTACATCTATCCGAGCGATTCGGTGTTGAAAAAACCCGTACTTTTCCCCATTCATACGGCACAAGGCACTGCGGTTACCCGTGGGTATCCAATGGCACCGCGTGCCGGAGAAAGGGTAGATCACCCGCACCACGTAGGGGCCTGGTTGAACTACGAGTCGGTCAATGGCAATGATTTTTGGAACAATTCAACCGCCATCAAAAACCGCTCTAAATATGGCACCATCAAACATCGGGAGGTGATCAAAACCAAAAGCGGCAAAGGAAAAGGCGCATTAAGTGTAAGCGCAGACTGGTACCTGGAGGATGGCAAAGGCAAGCACGTACTCAATGAAAATACCCACTTCAATTTCTATGCCCGCAAGCAAATCCGCATCATCGACCGCAGCACTACACTCCGGGCAAATGCGGATACCGTCTATTTTAAGGACGTCAAAGATGGCTTTTTTGCGGTTCGATTAGCGCGTGAACTGGAACACCCTTCTAACCAGGCAGATAATTTTGTGGATGCCAACGGCATTGTAACCCGCGTAGAAAAAATGGACAACAGCAACATCACTGGCCGCTACCGCAGCAGCGAAGGCATTGAAGGTGATGCAGTGTGGAGTACCCGGGCACGCTGGGTGAACCTGAGTGGGCGTATTGGCAGTGAAGATATTGCGGTGTGTTTGATCGATCACCCCCAAAATCCAAAGTACCCTACCTATTGGCATGCCCGTGGGTATGGCTTGTTTGCGGCCAATCCACTGGGTGCAAAGGTTTTTTCAAATGGCAAAGATGCGCTGAATCTGAAGTTGGCGCCGGGGCAATCGGTCACGTTTAAGTACCGCATGGTCATCGCTTCCGGGAAATTGAGTGATGAGGAGATCAACGTTTTGGCGGCGGAATACGGGAAATTGTGA
- a CDS encoding alpha/beta hydrolase: protein MLRILLIGILLNLIGFMLTAQIPGEMPLYKGAIPNSKPTAARERVDTRPNGTRFIIGTTQPTLTAFIPPKPNGQGVVICPGGGYSGTAIDHEGLAVAKAFNALGVAAFVLKYRMPLDTSCIDRSIAPLQDAQQAIRLVRQNAKQWKVNPRKIGIMGFSAGGHLASTAATHFFENADPAEKDTTSVRPDFAILIYPVISFNDELAHGGSRGNLLGKNYTEVQKFRFSNEQQVTAASPPAFLVHSADDKTVEVENSIAYYLACHKYKIPVEMHLYPKGGHGYGMNNPTTSDKWFERLGNWLKTL, encoded by the coding sequence ATGCTAAGAATTCTTCTAATTGGAATTTTGCTCAACTTGATTGGCTTTATGTTGACTGCTCAAATACCGGGCGAAATGCCCTTGTACAAGGGAGCCATCCCCAATTCAAAACCCACGGCGGCCAGGGAAAGAGTAGATACGCGTCCCAATGGAACCCGGTTCATTATTGGAACGACTCAACCAACCCTAACTGCTTTTATCCCACCGAAACCCAATGGGCAAGGTGTCGTCATTTGCCCGGGTGGCGGGTATTCAGGAACGGCCATCGATCATGAGGGCCTTGCCGTTGCCAAAGCTTTTAACGCCTTAGGGGTTGCGGCTTTTGTACTCAAATACCGCATGCCTCTGGATACCTCCTGTATCGATAGAAGCATCGCACCATTACAAGACGCACAACAAGCCATTCGACTGGTGCGCCAGAACGCGAAGCAATGGAAAGTGAATCCGCGTAAAATCGGGATCATGGGATTTTCGGCTGGGGGGCACCTGGCTTCAACTGCGGCCACACATTTTTTCGAAAATGCTGACCCTGCTGAAAAAGACACCACCAGCGTACGCCCGGATTTTGCCATTCTGATTTACCCGGTCATCAGTTTCAATGACGAATTGGCACATGGCGGTTCGCGGGGCAATTTATTGGGTAAAAATTACACGGAAGTGCAAAAATTCAGGTTTTCAAACGAGCAGCAAGTCACTGCGGCCTCACCTCCGGCTTTTTTGGTGCATTCTGCCGACGATAAGACGGTTGAGGTTGAAAACAGCATTGCCTATTACCTGGCCTGCCACAAGTACAAAATCCCGGTGGAGATGCACCTTTATCCCAAGGGGGGGCATGGCTACGGCATGAACAATCCAACGACCAGCGACAAGTGGTTTGAACGTCTGGGGAACTGGTTGAAGACGCTGTAA